From the genome of Rhizobium binae, one region includes:
- a CDS encoding MDR family MFS transporter, with product MDMQLAPAPLVTDPRRRLILFFFLMTAMFMATLDNQIVSTALPTIVGEFGHLERFGWIGSAYLLALSAVMPLYGKLGDLFGRKYVMMTAIAIFTVGSAVCGLAVSMDTLIAARVLQGLGGGGIMVSIFAVNADLFEPRERARYQSYSSLVLMASGAIGPVLGGTMSDLFGWRSIFLVNVPIGFIALTGLAFMLPYRKPHRRPKIDYAGALLLALTTTSVVLATDGSELFGALISPQSVGVVAFGAVCAVAWVFVERRAPEPIVPLQLFRNSTFSLLLIISIMGGAIAIGMVNYFALFLQTTTGLSPSAAGLLFILLTGGLVCGSLSAGRIISRTGRYKPFAIASLSCSALAFALMSQTYAGTPIAFIGAIMLLHGIGIGLAQQVPVIGVQNAAPARDVGAATGSVTLSRMGGASIAISIYGAIIASGLGKAGVPIAGVADIEQLTPKMMAALPEASRQAVADIYAAAFSTLFMTSCAIALIGLAAAVMLKPVQLPRASETKQPQPATAEAAE from the coding sequence GCCACCTCGAACGGTTCGGCTGGATCGGCTCGGCCTATCTTCTGGCGCTCAGCGCCGTCATGCCGCTCTACGGCAAGCTCGGCGATCTCTTTGGCCGCAAATACGTGATGATGACCGCGATCGCAATCTTCACCGTCGGCTCTGCCGTCTGCGGCCTTGCCGTCTCGATGGATACGCTGATCGCGGCCCGCGTGCTGCAGGGCCTCGGCGGCGGCGGCATCATGGTATCGATCTTTGCCGTCAACGCCGATCTGTTCGAGCCGCGCGAGCGGGCGCGCTATCAGAGCTATTCCAGCCTGGTGCTGATGGCTTCCGGCGCCATAGGCCCGGTGCTTGGCGGCACGATGAGCGACCTCTTCGGCTGGCGCTCGATTTTCCTCGTCAACGTGCCGATCGGCTTCATCGCGCTGACCGGGCTGGCCTTCATGCTCCCTTACCGCAAACCGCATCGCCGCCCCAAGATCGATTACGCCGGTGCGCTGCTGCTTGCGCTGACGACGACGAGCGTCGTGCTTGCCACCGATGGTAGCGAATTGTTCGGCGCATTGATATCGCCGCAAAGTGTCGGCGTCGTCGCCTTCGGCGCGGTTTGCGCCGTCGCCTGGGTTTTCGTCGAGCGCCGCGCACCGGAGCCGATCGTTCCCCTGCAGCTTTTCCGCAATTCGACCTTCAGCCTGCTGCTGATCATCTCGATCATGGGCGGCGCCATTGCCATCGGCATGGTCAACTACTTCGCTCTCTTCTTGCAGACGACGACGGGTCTTTCGCCTTCCGCCGCCGGCCTTCTCTTCATCCTCCTCACAGGCGGCCTCGTCTGCGGATCGCTGTCCGCGGGCCGCATCATCTCCAGGACGGGACGTTACAAACCCTTCGCCATTGCAAGCCTCAGCTGCAGCGCCCTCGCCTTCGCGCTGATGTCGCAGACCTACGCCGGAACGCCGATCGCCTTCATTGGCGCGATCATGCTGCTGCATGGAATCGGTATCGGCCTTGCCCAGCAGGTTCCCGTGATCGGCGTGCAGAATGCCGCACCCGCCCGCGACGTCGGCGCCGCGACCGGTTCGGTGACGCTCTCGCGCATGGGCGGCGCCTCGATCGCCATTTCCATCTACGGTGCGATCATAGCCTCCGGGCTCGGCAAGGCCGGCGTTCCCATTGCCGGTGTCGCCGATATCGAACAGCTGACGCCGAAGATGATGGCTGCCCTTCCCGAAGCCAGCCGTCAAGCCGTCGCGGATATCTATGCCGCTGCCTTCTCGACGCTCTTCATGACCTCCTGCGCCATTGCCCTGATCGGCCTTGCCGCCGCCGTGATGCTGAAGCCCGTGCAACTGCCGCGTGCCAGCGAGACGAAGCAACCGCAACCGGCAACGGCGGAAGCGGCGGAATAG
- a CDS encoding M48 family metalloprotease has product MMRRTRLDSLTTWKSPALSSDVISAPRRFARRLMLLSAVAMALNGCQSLIEQSYQPSISPSSNPQIVDEVQKNDPRAAMGAREHPRIVASYGGEYKDAKTERLVARIAGALTAVSENPSQSYRITILNSPAINAFALPGGYLYVTRGLLALANDASEVAAVLSHEMGHVTANHGIERQKREEAEVIASRVVAEVLSSDIAGKQALARGKLRLAAFSRQQELQADVIGVRMLGEAGYDPYAAARFLDSMAAYSRFMSVDPEADQSLDFLSSHPNSAQRIDLARTHARAFGQEGSVGDKGRDYYLDGIDGLLYGDSPEEGYVRGQTFLHGGLGIRFDVPPDFHIDNKVEAVMATGPNDIAVRFDGVADNQNQSLTNYISSGWVTGLDPSTIQQITVNGMEAATARASADRWDFDVTVIRNNAQIFRFLTAVPKGSDALEPTADVLRASFRRMTPAEAASLKPLRIRVVTVRPGENVSTLAARMMGTDRKLDLFKLINALPTGAAVSPGDRVKIIAE; this is encoded by the coding sequence ATGATGCGGAGAACCAGACTGGACAGCCTGACGACGTGGAAATCGCCCGCGCTTTCCAGTGATGTCATCTCCGCGCCGCGCCGTTTCGCGCGCCGTCTCATGCTGCTTTCAGCCGTCGCAATGGCGCTGAACGGGTGTCAATCGCTGATCGAACAATCCTATCAGCCCAGCATATCGCCGTCTTCCAATCCGCAGATCGTTGATGAGGTGCAGAAGAACGACCCGCGTGCGGCGATGGGCGCCCGCGAGCATCCGCGCATCGTGGCAAGCTACGGCGGCGAATATAAGGATGCCAAGACCGAGCGTCTCGTCGCCCGCATCGCCGGCGCGCTGACGGCGGTATCGGAAAATCCGAGCCAGTCCTACCGCATCACCATTCTGAACTCGCCGGCCATCAACGCCTTTGCACTGCCGGGCGGTTATCTCTACGTCACCCGCGGCCTGCTCGCCCTTGCCAACGACGCCTCGGAGGTCGCCGCCGTGCTGTCGCACGAAATGGGCCACGTGACGGCGAACCACGGCATCGAGCGGCAGAAGCGCGAAGAGGCGGAGGTCATCGCCAGCCGCGTCGTCGCCGAGGTGCTCTCCAGCGATATCGCCGGCAAACAGGCGCTGGCCCGCGGCAAGCTGCGGCTCGCCGCCTTCTCCCGGCAGCAGGAGTTGCAGGCTGATGTCATCGGTGTGCGCATGCTCGGCGAAGCCGGCTACGATCCCTACGCCGCCGCCCGCTTCCTCGATTCCATGGCAGCTTACAGCCGCTTCATGTCGGTCGACCCGGAGGCCGACCAGAGCCTCGACTTCCTGTCGAGCCACCCGAATTCCGCACAGCGCATCGATCTCGCCCGCACCCATGCGCGGGCCTTCGGCCAGGAAGGTTCGGTCGGCGACAAGGGCCGCGATTATTATCTCGACGGCATAGACGGTCTGCTGTACGGCGACAGCCCGGAGGAAGGTTATGTGCGCGGCCAGACCTTCCTGCACGGCGGTCTCGGCATCCGCTTCGACGTTCCTCCGGACTTCCACATCGACAACAAGGTCGAGGCTGTGATGGCGACCGGTCCGAACGACATCGCCGTCCGCTTCGATGGCGTCGCCGACAACCAGAACCAGAGCCTCACCAATTATATCTCCAGCGGCTGGGTCACCGGCCTCGACCCGTCGACCATCCAGCAGATCACCGTCAATGGCATGGAAGCTGCGACCGCGCGCGCCAGCGCCGACCGCTGGGATTTCGATGTCACCGTGATCCGCAACAATGCGCAGATCTTCCGTTTCTTGACCGCGGTGCCGAAAGGCAGCGACGCCCTTGAGCCGACGGCCGATGTCCTGCGCGCGAGTTTCCGGCGCATGACCCCGGCGGAAGCCGCCTCGCTGAAGCCGCTGCGCATCCGTGTCGTCACGGTGCGGCCGGGCGAGAATGTCTCGACGCTCGCAGCCCGCATGATGGGCACCGACCGCAAGCTCGATCTCTTCAAGCTCATCAATGCCCTGCCCACGGGTGCAGCCGTTTCGCCCGGCGATCGCGTCAAGATCATTGCCGAGTAA